A single genomic interval of Candidatus Rokuibacteriota bacterium harbors:
- a CDS encoding alpha/beta hydrolase, whose amino-acid sequence MTLTVLTPGLEIAYEAHGDPRGFPVVLLHGFPDDVRAWDGVAPALAAAGHRALVPYLRGYGPTRFLDPTALRMAQQAAIGQDLLDFIDALALPRVALAGYDWGGRAACIAAIVAPARVRALVTIGGYNVQNTTAPSRPAPAAEERAKWYQWYFNTERGRRGLEQNRREICRLLWHEWSPSWRFDDATFDRTAQSFDSPDFVEVVIHSYRHRHGHARGDARFDALEGHLAERPPITVSTTVLHGAEDTVDPARQSERHMPLFPAGTERRVVPGGGHFLPREQPAAVAEAILALLARTG is encoded by the coding sequence GTGACGCTCACGGTCCTCACACCCGGCTTGGAGATCGCCTACGAGGCGCACGGCGATCCGCGAGGTTTCCCCGTCGTCCTCCTGCACGGGTTTCCCGACGATGTGCGCGCCTGGGACGGCGTGGCTCCGGCGCTCGCCGCAGCCGGCCACCGCGCGCTCGTGCCCTACCTGCGCGGCTACGGACCGACCCGCTTCCTCGACCCCACGGCGCTGCGCATGGCCCAGCAGGCGGCGATCGGACAGGACCTGCTCGACTTCATCGACGCCCTCGCGCTGCCGCGCGTCGCGCTGGCCGGCTACGACTGGGGCGGTCGCGCGGCGTGCATCGCCGCGATCGTGGCGCCGGCCCGCGTGCGCGCGCTGGTAACCATCGGCGGGTACAACGTGCAGAACACGACGGCGCCGTCGCGCCCCGCGCCCGCCGCCGAGGAGCGGGCCAAGTGGTACCAGTGGTACTTCAACACCGAGCGCGGCCGCCGGGGACTCGAGCAGAACCGGCGCGAGATCTGCCGGCTCCTGTGGCACGAATGGTCGCCGAGCTGGCGCTTCGACGACGCCACCTTCGACCGCACGGCGCAATCATTCGACAGCCCCGACTTCGTCGAGGTGGTGATCCACTCCTACCGCCACCGGCACGGCCATGCGCGAGGCGACGCGCGCTTCGACGCTCTCGAGGGGCACCTCGCGGAGCGGCCCCCGATCACCGTGTCGACCACGGTGCTGCACGGGGCCGAGGACACGGTAGACCCGGCGCGGCAGTCCGAGCGCCACATGCCGCTCTTCCCGGCCGGCACCGAGCGCCGGGTCGTGCCGGGCGGCGGTCACTTCCTGCCGCGCGAGCAGCCGGCGGCGGTCGCGGAGGCGATCCTGGCGCTGCTGGCGCGGACCGGGTAG